In Streptantibioticus cattleyicolor NRRL 8057 = DSM 46488, a genomic segment contains:
- a CDS encoding helix-turn-helix transcriptional regulator, with the protein MNEQSELGRFLRAIRERTRPADVGLPPGSGVRRTPGLRREELATLAGVSIDYYTRLERGRETRPSPAVVQALADALRLDDDERDYLQGLASQAARRAPQPRRRAARTVRPTLHLLLESVRPNPAYVVSRTNDLLAANPAGMRLLHGMADWPARQRNTIRYTFLHPAARTLWPDWDAKAKGCVAHLRAVAGTDPDDPDLAALVGELLVKSPEFGKLWERYEVRTIGDGAKRFLHPEVGDLTLCHEVVNLNRTDGQRLVIYLAEPGTPDHDAMTLLDLAVDGLPAADDMLDAVTGAQDAPHGG; encoded by the coding sequence ATGAACGAGCAGAGCGAGTTGGGGCGTTTCCTGCGGGCGATACGGGAACGGACCCGTCCGGCCGACGTGGGCCTCCCGCCCGGCTCGGGGGTCCGCCGCACCCCCGGTCTGCGCCGCGAGGAGCTGGCGACCCTGGCCGGGGTGAGCATCGACTACTACACCCGGCTGGAGCGCGGCAGGGAGACCCGGCCCAGCCCCGCCGTCGTCCAGGCGCTCGCCGACGCGCTCCGGCTGGACGACGACGAGCGCGACTACCTCCAGGGGCTGGCCAGCCAGGCGGCGCGGCGGGCCCCGCAGCCGCGGCGGCGGGCCGCGCGCACCGTGCGCCCGACGCTCCACCTGCTGCTGGAAAGCGTCCGCCCCAACCCCGCCTACGTGGTCAGCCGCACCAACGACCTGCTGGCCGCCAACCCGGCCGGGATGCGGCTGCTGCACGGCATGGCCGACTGGCCCGCCCGGCAGCGCAACACCATCCGCTACACCTTCCTCCACCCGGCCGCCCGCACCCTGTGGCCCGACTGGGACGCCAAGGCCAAGGGGTGCGTGGCCCATCTGCGCGCGGTGGCCGGCACCGACCCCGACGACCCCGACCTCGCCGCGCTCGTCGGCGAACTCCTCGTCAAGAGCCCGGAGTTCGGCAAGCTGTGGGAACGGTACGAGGTGCGCACCATCGGCGACGGCGCCAAGCGCTTCCTCCACCCCGAGGTGGGCGACCTGACGCTCTGCCACGAGGTGGTCAACCTCAACCGCACCGACGGCCAGCGCCTGGTGATCTACCTCGCCGAGCCCGGCACCCCGGACCACGACGCGATGACCCTGCTCGACCTGGCGGTGGACGGGCTGCCGGCCGCCGACGACATGCTGGACGCGGTCACCGGGGCGCAGGACGCGCCGCACGGCGGATGA
- a CDS encoding helix-turn-helix domain-containing protein, which yields MTETKRRPERVEPIGPLPRELAAMIRPELPSLWREMTAEIAAAVPEYAPLFDGPYGRIIRVGIEQNIATFVDQIAAPTATTALRDDICQQFGRFEAYEGRSLDNLHTAYRIGCQVALRRARTVGRRHNLSATVILAFADALFGYLGEMVELSRAGYQQAMAELGEVPDNRRRRLLRRILSGPAVSRRALSELADHAGWRLPDEVTLVALAPGAQPDRTALDHDVLVDLTGSEPHLLVPGPLADGRRAALETALRGCRAAVGLTTALGEAAHSLRWARHTLALAESGVIGDAPLVHAEDHLLSLWLLGDPALIDQLARKYLAPLTGLTPTQRARLLDTLRTWLTTRGTAAQVADALGVHPQTVRYRLRLLDRAFGHQLTHPDERFATEVTVRALRLLERGRRPPAST from the coding sequence GTGACCGAGACCAAGCGGCGCCCCGAACGGGTCGAGCCGATCGGTCCGTTGCCCCGTGAGCTGGCCGCCATGATCCGGCCCGAACTGCCCAGCCTGTGGCGGGAGATGACCGCCGAGATCGCCGCCGCCGTGCCGGAGTACGCGCCGCTGTTCGACGGGCCCTACGGCCGGATCATCCGGGTGGGCATCGAGCAGAACATCGCCACCTTCGTCGACCAGATCGCCGCCCCCACCGCCACCACCGCGCTGCGCGACGACATCTGCCAGCAGTTCGGCCGCTTCGAGGCGTACGAGGGGCGCAGCCTGGACAACCTGCACACCGCCTACCGCATCGGCTGCCAGGTGGCGTTACGCCGGGCCAGGACGGTCGGGCGGCGGCACAACCTGTCGGCCACCGTGATCCTGGCCTTCGCCGACGCCCTCTTCGGCTACCTCGGCGAGATGGTGGAGCTCTCCCGGGCCGGCTACCAGCAGGCCATGGCGGAACTCGGCGAGGTCCCGGACAACCGCCGAAGACGGCTGCTGCGGCGCATCCTCAGCGGCCCCGCGGTCTCCCGCCGCGCCCTGTCCGAACTGGCCGACCACGCCGGCTGGCGCCTCCCCGACGAGGTCACCCTGGTCGCGCTCGCCCCCGGCGCCCAGCCCGACCGCACCGCGCTCGACCACGACGTCCTGGTCGACCTCACCGGCTCCGAACCCCACCTGCTCGTCCCCGGCCCGCTGGCCGACGGCCGCCGTGCCGCGCTGGAGACGGCGCTGCGGGGCTGCCGGGCCGCGGTGGGGCTGACCACCGCGCTCGGCGAGGCGGCCCACTCGCTGCGCTGGGCCCGCCACACCCTGGCGCTGGCCGAGTCCGGGGTGATCGGCGACGCGCCGCTGGTCCACGCCGAGGACCATCTGCTGTCGCTGTGGCTGCTGGGCGACCCGGCCCTGATCGACCAGCTCGCCCGCAAGTACCTCGCCCCGCTCACCGGGCTCACCCCCACCCAGCGCGCCCGGCTGCTGGACACCTTGCGCACCTGGCTGACCACCCGGGGCACCGCGGCCCAGGTCGCCGACGCCCTCGGGGTGCACCCGCAGACCGTGCGCTACCGGCTGCGCCTGCTCGACCGGGCCTTCGGCCACCAGCTGACCCACCCGGACGAACGGTTCGCCACCGAGGTCACCGTGCGCGCGCTGCGGCTGCTGGAACGCGGCCGGCGGCCCCCCGCGTCCACCTGA
- a CDS encoding DUF6801 domain-containing protein, giving the protein MTGGALRWSDGARRARRPAAVAVAIALAGVLPGTGSAAGGTEPALTVAYSCATPTATADAEVTLAQSYPATGTAGHAIQPGPLTARVTLGHATAAWLPAGTVQVTATATLTAHVTQGPARADATWPGLAAPPVTVPADGDLTLAATGAVTPVTVDGTGEVAFDAGTLTLALRTQRADATATTPASVTAACTPKPGQDTRLGTVPVPPATGPSAPPTAGPSGTPATPAPSGTPAPGTAHRRHAIEVARPADDGDGLCPPAPTDPPDPARLPKPPTGAIVLPAPGAPPLPVTAGCAYVAGYANVRKLDGAALINDPHRHPALARVSMGVRRVLRLHAPPGEQPYIEYDSVAALKLPPADTTFLTYGFMPTTATMELVPDGPMTIVQTGYPFFKQPTLTTIGGYQTIRLRDVRVNGTPLDVGPDCRTVRPVDVVLHGRQDAYLPGGGDGKPDYTIQTGGPLAAKDLVIPAFTGCGAHGENLDALFTAAISGSGNSLNFVQGPLCVPTDDPSQRACPAPLPQLPHH; this is encoded by the coding sequence ATGACAGGTGGCGCCCTGCGGTGGTCCGACGGCGCCCGGCGGGCCCGGCGGCCGGCCGCGGTGGCCGTGGCCATCGCCCTGGCCGGGGTGCTCCCGGGCACCGGCTCGGCCGCCGGCGGCACGGAGCCGGCGCTGACGGTGGCCTACTCCTGCGCCACCCCCACGGCCACCGCCGACGCCGAGGTCACCCTCGCGCAGAGCTACCCTGCCACCGGCACCGCCGGCCACGCCATCCAACCCGGACCGCTGACCGCCCGGGTCACCCTCGGCCACGCCACCGCCGCCTGGCTGCCCGCCGGAACCGTCCAGGTCACCGCCACCGCGACGCTGACCGCCCACGTCACGCAAGGGCCCGCGCGCGCCGACGCCACCTGGCCGGGGCTGGCCGCGCCGCCCGTCACCGTCCCCGCCGACGGCGACCTGACCCTCGCCGCCACCGGTGCGGTGACCCCGGTGACGGTGGACGGCACCGGCGAGGTGGCCTTCGACGCCGGGACGCTCACCCTGGCGCTGCGCACCCAGCGGGCCGACGCCACCGCGACCACGCCCGCCTCGGTGACCGCCGCCTGCACCCCGAAGCCGGGGCAGGACACCCGGCTCGGCACCGTCCCGGTACCGCCGGCCACCGGACCCTCCGCGCCGCCGACCGCCGGCCCCTCCGGCACCCCGGCCACCCCGGCGCCCTCCGGGACCCCCGCCCCGGGCACCGCCCACCGACGGCACGCCATCGAGGTGGCCCGTCCGGCCGATGACGGCGACGGGCTGTGCCCGCCCGCGCCCACCGACCCGCCGGACCCCGCACGGCTGCCGAAGCCGCCCACCGGGGCGATCGTGCTCCCCGCCCCCGGCGCCCCGCCACTGCCGGTCACCGCCGGCTGCGCCTACGTCGCCGGCTACGCCAACGTCCGCAAACTCGACGGCGCCGCCCTCATCAACGACCCGCACCGGCACCCCGCGCTCGCCCGGGTCAGCATGGGCGTACGCCGCGTGCTGCGGCTCCACGCGCCACCGGGCGAACAGCCCTACATCGAGTACGACTCGGTGGCCGCGCTGAAGCTCCCGCCCGCCGACACCACGTTCCTGACCTACGGCTTCATGCCCACCACCGCCACCATGGAACTGGTGCCGGACGGCCCGATGACGATCGTGCAGACCGGCTACCCGTTCTTCAAGCAGCCCACCTTGACCACCATCGGCGGCTACCAGACGATCCGCCTGCGCGACGTGCGGGTCAACGGCACCCCGCTGGACGTCGGCCCCGACTGCCGCACCGTCCGCCCCGTCGACGTGGTGCTCCACGGCCGCCAGGACGCCTACCTGCCCGGCGGCGGCGACGGCAAGCCGGACTACACCATCCAGACCGGCGGACCGCTGGCCGCGAAAGACCTGGTCATCCCGGCCTTCACCGGCTGCGGGGCGCACGGCGAGAACCTCGACGCGCTCTTCACCGCCGCCATCTCCGGCTCCGGCAACTCGCTCAACTTCGTCCAGGGCCCGCTGTGCGTCCCCACCGACGACCCCAGCCAGCGGGCCTGCCCCGCGCCGCTGCCGCAACTGCCGCACCACTGA
- a CDS encoding ABC transporter ATP-binding protein, producing the protein MGIEVVVEGLTKSFGSQNVWQDVTLTLPPGEVSVMLGPSGTGKTVFLKSLIGLLKPERGRVLVDGVDMVGGRERDIYEARKKFGLMFQDGALFGSMSLYDNIAFPLREHTRKTESEIRRIVMERIETVGLLGDEGKLPGEISGGMRKRAGLARALVLDPQIILCDEPDSGLDPVRTSYLSQLLIDLNAQTDATMLIVTHNLEIAATVPDNMGMLFRRNLVTFGPREALLTSEEPVVRQFLTGHQAGPIGMSEEKDEATLAEEEASGAAAGVAPRGIVPQLQPSPGLPARQAVVRRRARLLAMWDTFPPATREAIGAGPAASQGGPA; encoded by the coding sequence ATGGGAATCGAAGTAGTCGTCGAGGGGCTGACCAAGTCCTTCGGCAGCCAGAACGTATGGCAGGACGTCACCCTCACCCTGCCGCCCGGCGAGGTCAGCGTGATGCTCGGCCCCTCCGGCACCGGCAAGACCGTCTTCCTCAAGTCACTGATCGGGCTGCTCAAGCCGGAGCGCGGCCGGGTGCTGGTGGACGGCGTGGACATGGTGGGCGGCCGGGAACGCGACATCTACGAGGCACGCAAGAAGTTCGGCCTGATGTTCCAGGACGGCGCCCTCTTCGGGTCGATGTCGCTCTACGACAACATCGCCTTCCCGCTGCGCGAGCACACCCGCAAGACGGAGTCGGAGATCCGCCGCATCGTGATGGAACGCATCGAGACGGTCGGACTCCTCGGCGACGAGGGCAAACTGCCCGGCGAGATCTCCGGCGGCATGCGCAAACGCGCCGGCCTCGCCCGCGCCCTCGTGCTCGACCCGCAGATCATCCTGTGCGACGAACCCGACTCCGGACTCGACCCGGTGCGCACCTCGTACCTGTCGCAACTGCTGATCGACCTCAACGCGCAGACCGACGCGACGATGCTCATCGTCACCCACAACCTCGAGATCGCCGCCACCGTGCCGGACAACATGGGCATGCTCTTCCGGCGCAACCTGGTCACCTTCGGCCCCCGGGAAGCGCTGCTGACCAGCGAGGAACCGGTGGTACGGCAGTTCCTGACCGGGCACCAGGCCGGGCCGATCGGGATGTCGGAGGAGAAGGACGAGGCCACCCTCGCCGAGGAGGAGGCGAGCGGGGCCGCCGCCGGCGTCGCGCCGCGTGGCATCGTCCCGCAGTTGCAGCCCTCGCCGGGGCTGCCCGCCCGGCAGGCGGTGGTGCGGCGCCGGGCCCGGCTGCTGGCGATGTGGGACACCTTCCCGCCCGCCACCCGGGAGGCCATCGGTGCCGGGCCGGCCGCGTCCCAGGGGGGACCGGCATGA
- a CDS encoding MlaE family ABC transporter permease translates to MSRTAPAPAGEAAPPRPRRRIPGLGALRESGRLFALAGTTVREAFRRPFQTRELIEQFWFVAAVTILPAALVSIPFGAVIALQVGSLAQQLGAQSFTGGASVLAVIQQASPLIVALLIAGAGGSAICADLGSRTIREELEAMEVMGVSPVQRLVVPRVLACMLVAVLLNGLVSVVGTLGGYFFNVMLQHGTPGAYLSSFSALAQLPDLYISEIKAVVFGFIAGVVAAYRGLNPRGGPKGVGDVVNQSVVITFLLLFVVNVVLTAIYLQLVPQKGA, encoded by the coding sequence ATGAGCCGTACGGCACCCGCGCCCGCCGGGGAGGCGGCGCCGCCCCGGCCGCGCCGCCGGATACCCGGGCTCGGCGCGCTGCGGGAGTCCGGGCGGCTGTTCGCGCTGGCCGGGACGACGGTGCGGGAGGCGTTCCGCCGCCCGTTCCAGACCCGGGAGCTGATCGAGCAGTTCTGGTTCGTGGCCGCGGTGACGATCCTGCCGGCCGCGCTGGTCTCCATCCCGTTCGGCGCCGTCATCGCGCTGCAAGTGGGCTCGCTGGCCCAGCAGTTGGGGGCGCAGTCGTTCACCGGCGGGGCGAGTGTGCTGGCGGTGATCCAGCAGGCCAGCCCGCTGATCGTGGCGCTGCTGATCGCGGGCGCGGGCGGCTCGGCGATCTGCGCCGACCTCGGCTCGCGCACCATCCGCGAGGAGCTGGAGGCGATGGAGGTGATGGGCGTCTCGCCCGTCCAGCGGCTGGTGGTGCCCCGGGTGCTCGCCTGCATGCTGGTGGCCGTCCTGCTCAACGGGCTGGTGTCGGTGGTCGGCACGCTCGGCGGCTACTTCTTCAACGTCATGCTCCAGCACGGCACCCCGGGCGCCTACCTGTCGAGCTTCTCCGCCCTGGCCCAGCTCCCCGACCTGTACATCAGCGAGATCAAGGCGGTGGTCTTCGGCTTCATCGCCGGGGTGGTCGCCGCCTACCGGGGGCTCAACCCGCGCGGCGGCCCCAAGGGCGTCGGCGACGTGGTCAACCAGTCCGTGGTCATCACCTTCCTGCTGCTGTTCGTGGTGAACGTCGTGCTCACCGCGATCTACCTCCAGCTCGTGCCGCAGAAGGGGGCCTGA
- a CDS encoding MlaE family ABC transporter permease — MTTARPSRWLHWLDETGDHLLFHLAAVAWTPRTLRRYLKEIQRLLAEVVFGTGGLGVIGGTIGVMIGMTLATGTVVGLQGYAAMNQLGTTAFTGFISAYFNTREIAPLVAGLALSATVGAGFTAQLGAMRINEEVDALESMGVRSLPYLVTTRVVAGVVAIVPLYGIGLLSSYVASRVVTVFVNGQSQGTYDHYFNLFLSPQDVLLSALKVLIFSVIVILAHCYYGFHAKGGPAGVGIAVGRSVRNAIVIISVTDFFLSLAIWGATTTVRVAG; from the coding sequence ATGACCACGGCCCGCCCGAGCAGATGGCTGCACTGGCTCGACGAGACCGGCGACCACCTGCTGTTCCACCTCGCCGCCGTGGCGTGGACCCCGCGCACCCTGCGCCGCTACCTCAAGGAGATCCAGCGGCTGCTGGCCGAGGTGGTCTTCGGCACCGGGGGCCTCGGCGTCATCGGCGGCACCATCGGCGTGATGATCGGCATGACGCTGGCCACCGGCACCGTCGTCGGACTCCAGGGGTACGCGGCCATGAACCAGCTGGGCACCACCGCGTTCACCGGGTTCATCTCCGCCTACTTCAACACCCGGGAGATCGCCCCGCTGGTCGCCGGGCTCGCCCTGTCGGCCACCGTGGGCGCCGGCTTCACCGCGCAGCTCGGCGCCATGCGCATCAACGAGGAGGTGGACGCCCTCGAAAGCATGGGCGTCCGCAGCCTGCCATACCTGGTGACCACCCGGGTGGTGGCCGGGGTGGTGGCCATCGTGCCGCTGTACGGCATCGGGCTGCTCAGCTCGTACGTGGCCTCCCGGGTGGTGACGGTCTTCGTCAACGGGCAGTCGCAGGGCACCTACGACCACTACTTCAACCTGTTCCTGTCCCCGCAGGACGTGCTGCTGTCGGCGCTGAAGGTGCTGATCTTCAGCGTCATCGTGATCCTGGCCCACTGCTACTACGGCTTCCACGCCAAGGGCGGCCCGGCCGGGGTGGGGATCGCGGTGGGACGCTCGGTGCGCAACGCCATCGTGATCATCAGCGTCACCGACTTCTTCCTCAGCCTGGCGATCTGGGGCGCCACCACCACCGTCCGGGTGGCGGGATGA
- a CDS encoding MCE family protein — MSAPAPHRRGERAATLRRRTAGVVFLLVPALLAWLAVAVYDKSFSDTATVTVETGTAGNEMRVGADVKLRGVVVGRVSRITADGGGARLTLALDPGRLPAIPADVSARMLPTTLFGERYVALVPAPGTTTAGARLAAGTVIPQDRSADAVELQQVLDHTLPLLTAVQPQKLAATLNAVATALRGRGTELGTTLLRLDSYLRELNPELPALNADFHELVRASDVYADAAPDIVQALTDFTTTSGTLAEQRARLATVYGAATTTAQDVTTWLRNNRENVIRLAADSRGTLELLARHAPAFPCTLHTLAAFVPVMDTALGKGTDEPGLHVTVTTVPSRGRYLPGADTPRYDASGGPRCYAVPYTGDPAPTAVSGNGTSSTLGLPNSPQENELVDELLAPGMKRPAASLPDWSSVLAGPVFRGAEVTVK, encoded by the coding sequence ATGAGCGCCCCGGCCCCGCACCGCCGGGGAGAACGCGCGGCCACGCTGCGCCGCCGCACCGCCGGGGTGGTCTTCCTGCTGGTCCCCGCGCTGCTGGCGTGGCTGGCGGTGGCCGTCTACGACAAGTCGTTCAGCGACACCGCCACCGTCACCGTGGAGACCGGCACGGCCGGCAACGAGATGCGGGTGGGCGCCGATGTGAAGCTGCGCGGCGTGGTGGTCGGCCGGGTCTCCCGGATCACCGCCGACGGCGGCGGGGCCCGGCTCACCCTCGCCCTCGACCCGGGCCGGCTGCCCGCCATCCCGGCGGACGTCTCCGCCCGGATGCTGCCCACCACCTTGTTCGGCGAACGGTACGTGGCCCTGGTGCCCGCCCCCGGCACCACCACGGCCGGCGCCCGGCTGGCGGCCGGCACCGTCATCCCGCAGGACCGCTCCGCCGACGCCGTCGAACTGCAACAGGTCCTCGACCACACCCTGCCGCTGCTCACCGCCGTCCAGCCGCAGAAGCTCGCCGCCACCTTGAACGCCGTCGCCACCGCGCTGCGCGGACGCGGCACCGAACTGGGCACCACCTTGCTGCGCCTCGACTCCTACCTGCGCGAGCTCAACCCCGAACTGCCCGCCCTCAACGCCGACTTCCACGAACTGGTGCGGGCCAGTGACGTCTACGCCGACGCCGCCCCCGACATCGTCCAGGCGCTCACCGACTTCACCACCACCAGCGGCACCCTGGCCGAACAGCGCGCCCGACTGGCCACCGTCTACGGCGCCGCCACCACCACCGCCCAGGACGTCACCACCTGGCTGCGGAACAACCGGGAGAACGTCATCCGGCTCGCCGCCGACAGCCGCGGCACCCTGGAACTCCTCGCCCGCCACGCCCCGGCCTTCCCCTGCACCCTGCACACCCTGGCCGCCTTCGTCCCCGTCATGGACACCGCCCTCGGCAAGGGCACCGACGAACCCGGGCTGCACGTCACCGTCACCACGGTGCCCTCCCGCGGCCGTTACCTGCCCGGCGCCGACACCCCGCGCTACGACGCGAGCGGCGGCCCCCGCTGCTACGCGGTGCCCTACACCGGCGACCCGGCGCCCACGGCGGTCTCGGGCAACGGCACGTCAAGCACCCTCGGGCTGCCCAACTCCCCGCAGGAGAACGAACTCGTGGACGAACTGCTGGCCCCCGGGATGAAACGCCCGGCCGCCTCGCTGCCCGACTGGAGCAGCGTGCTGGCGGGGCCGGTGTTCCGCGGCGCGGAGGTGACGGTGAAGTGA
- a CDS encoding MCE family protein: MTRRGITAPLVKSLVFIAVTALATTALALGIAGGQVEGTVAYRARFTDVTGLTVGDSVRIAGVTVGQVDGVGVVDHRIAEVRFSVARDHPLPASVTAAVKYLNLVGQRYVDLGQGSGPVGRTLPPGSVIPLDRTSPALDLTQLFNGFQPLFQGLSPRDVNQLATEIVQVLQGEGGTVDTLIGTVGSLTTTLAAKDKVIGEVIDNLGAVLKTVDDHRAGFDDLVATLQQLVTGFAADREPLGESITAVSQLTTSTADLLQQGRAPLKDSIAQLGRLSGNLAAGTPQLEGFLRNTPAKMRAVGRLASYGSWLNLYLCQAKVTGVTTADGSKPPTGIPVTQPRCRS, encoded by the coding sequence GTGACACGCCGGGGCATCACCGCACCGCTGGTCAAGTCGCTGGTCTTCATCGCGGTGACCGCGCTGGCCACCACGGCGCTGGCGCTGGGCATCGCGGGCGGACAGGTCGAGGGCACGGTGGCGTACCGGGCCCGGTTCACCGACGTCACCGGGCTGACGGTGGGCGACAGCGTACGGATCGCCGGCGTCACGGTGGGCCAGGTGGACGGCGTCGGGGTGGTCGACCACCGGATCGCCGAGGTGCGCTTCTCGGTGGCCCGCGACCACCCGCTGCCCGCCTCCGTCACCGCCGCGGTGAAATACCTCAACCTGGTCGGACAGCGCTACGTCGACCTGGGCCAGGGCAGCGGACCGGTCGGCCGCACCCTGCCGCCCGGCTCCGTCATCCCGCTGGACCGCACCAGCCCCGCCCTCGACCTCACCCAGCTGTTCAACGGGTTCCAGCCGCTCTTCCAGGGGCTGTCGCCCAGGGACGTCAACCAGCTCGCCACCGAGATCGTCCAGGTGCTCCAGGGCGAGGGCGGCACCGTGGACACCCTGATCGGCACCGTCGGCTCGCTGACCACCACCCTGGCCGCCAAGGACAAGGTGATCGGCGAGGTGATCGACAACCTCGGCGCCGTGCTGAAGACCGTCGACGACCACCGGGCCGGCTTCGACGACCTGGTCGCCACCCTGCAACAACTGGTGACCGGGTTCGCCGCCGACCGGGAACCGCTCGGCGAGTCGATCACCGCCGTCTCCCAGCTGACCACCAGCACCGCGGACCTCCTCCAGCAGGGCCGGGCCCCGCTGAAGGACTCCATCGCCCAGCTCGGCCGCCTCTCCGGGAACCTGGCCGCGGGCACCCCGCAACTGGAGGGCTTCTTGCGCAACACCCCCGCCAAGATGCGTGCCGTCGGCCGCCTCGCCAGCTACGGCTCCTGGCTCAACCTCTACCTGTGCCAGGCGAAGGTCACCGGGGTCACCACCGCCGACGGCAGCAAACCGCCCACCGGCATCCCCGTCACCCAGCCGAGGTGCCGGTCATGA
- a CDS encoding MCE family protein — protein sequence MRAPWRRAGRRRGPLFTPLRERNPVLVGAAGLLALALAATLAWNADALPFIGGGTTYHADFTEAAGLTPGNEVRVAGVKVGKVTGVALDGARVEVTFEVKDTWIGDASTAAIGIKTLLGEKYLALDPLGAAPQNPATRIPVTRTTSPYDVTQALGGLGRTLGALDTRQLARSFQAVSDAFRNTPASVRGAVTGLTALSRTVASRDAQLARLLDASKDVTRTLAGDDDHVEKLIGDGSALLGELQRRRDAVHALLTGTRDLGTQLTGLVRENERQLAPTLDALDRVTSVLQANYANLQQVLALAGPYYRLIGNTLGNGRWFDTYLCGLVPKDYLPPGTPPATGCMPPKPAGGGR from the coding sequence ATGAGGGCCCCCTGGCGCCGCGCCGGACGGCGGCGGGGCCCGCTCTTCACGCCGCTGCGGGAACGCAACCCGGTGCTCGTCGGCGCCGCCGGACTGCTGGCGCTGGCGCTCGCCGCCACCCTGGCCTGGAACGCCGACGCGCTCCCGTTCATCGGCGGCGGCACCACCTACCACGCCGACTTCACCGAGGCCGCCGGGCTCACCCCCGGCAACGAGGTGCGGGTCGCCGGGGTGAAGGTCGGCAAGGTCACCGGGGTCGCCCTGGACGGCGCCCGGGTGGAGGTCACCTTCGAGGTGAAGGACACCTGGATCGGCGACGCCAGCACCGCCGCCATCGGCATCAAGACCCTGCTGGGCGAGAAGTACCTGGCCCTCGACCCGCTCGGGGCCGCCCCGCAGAACCCCGCCACCCGCATCCCGGTCACCCGCACCACCTCCCCGTACGACGTCACCCAGGCGCTCGGCGGACTCGGCAGGACCCTCGGCGCCCTCGACACCCGGCAGCTCGCCCGCAGCTTCCAGGCGGTCTCCGACGCCTTCCGGAACACCCCGGCCTCGGTACGCGGCGCGGTCACCGGACTGACGGCGCTCTCCCGGACCGTGGCCAGCCGCGACGCCCAGCTCGCCCGGCTGCTCGACGCCAGCAAGGACGTGACCCGCACCCTGGCCGGCGACGACGACCACGTCGAGAAGCTCATCGGCGACGGCAGCGCCCTCCTCGGCGAACTCCAGCGCCGCCGCGACGCCGTCCACGCCCTGCTCACCGGCACCCGCGACCTCGGCACCCAACTCACCGGGCTGGTACGGGAGAACGAACGGCAGCTCGCCCCCACCCTGGACGCCCTCGACCGGGTCACCTCGGTGCTCCAGGCCAACTACGCGAACCTGCAACAGGTGCTCGCGCTGGCCGGCCCCTACTACCGGCTGATCGGCAACACCCTCGGCAACGGCCGCTGGTTCGACACCTACCTGTGCGGACTGGTGCCCAAGGACTACCTGCCGCCCGGCACGCCCCCGGCCACCGGGTGCATGCCGCCGAAGCCCGCGGGCGGTGGGCGATGA
- a CDS encoding MCE family protein: MRRWTRVWRIRRPRPGRWRPVALVTAAVLVVAGGTAAGLALTSGPPDLRVTAWFDHTVGVYPGSDLRVLGVKVGTVDAVVPQGRRVRVTLTLDHGVPVPAGAHAVVVAPSVVADRYIQLTPAWTGGPRLADHAVIPVERTATPVEIDQLYTSVTDLADALGPKGANATGALSRLLDVGAANLKGNGKAMGETIDQLGQAASTLAGHRDDLFATLSYLQTFTAMLKKNDSQVRTAVSRLGDVSTFLAQDRRDLGDALRQLATALGEVKGFIQDNRARLRTSVDKLTPLTQALVDQRASLAELLDTAPLAADNALSAYDPAHRTLDGRGDLNELSMGPGAKADTGPPLPLPGVGTPRTGAAR; encoded by the coding sequence ATGAGGAGGTGGACGCGCGTGTGGCGGATCCGGCGCCCGAGGCCGGGCCGATGGCGGCCGGTCGCCCTGGTCACCGCGGCCGTACTGGTGGTGGCCGGCGGCACGGCGGCCGGGCTGGCGCTGACGTCCGGGCCGCCGGACCTGCGCGTCACCGCCTGGTTCGACCACACCGTCGGCGTCTACCCCGGCTCCGACCTGCGGGTGCTCGGGGTGAAGGTGGGCACGGTGGACGCCGTGGTGCCGCAGGGCCGACGGGTCCGGGTGACGCTGACGCTCGACCACGGCGTCCCGGTGCCGGCCGGCGCCCACGCCGTGGTGGTCGCCCCCAGCGTGGTCGCCGACCGCTACATCCAGCTCACCCCGGCCTGGACCGGCGGCCCCCGGCTCGCCGACCACGCCGTCATCCCGGTCGAACGCACCGCCACCCCGGTGGAGATCGACCAGCTCTACACCAGCGTCACCGACCTCGCCGACGCCCTCGGTCCCAAGGGCGCCAACGCCACCGGCGCCCTGTCGAGACTGCTCGATGTCGGAGCCGCCAACCTCAAGGGCAACGGCAAGGCCATGGGCGAGACCATCGACCAGCTCGGCCAGGCCGCGAGCACGCTCGCCGGCCACCGCGACGACCTCTTCGCCACCCTGTCCTACCTCCAGACCTTCACCGCCATGCTGAAGAAGAACGACAGCCAGGTGCGCACCGCGGTCAGCCGCCTCGGCGACGTCAGCACCTTCCTCGCCCAGGACCGCCGCGACCTCGGCGACGCGCTGCGCCAACTGGCCACCGCGCTCGGCGAGGTGAAGGGCTTCATCCAGGACAACCGGGCCCGGCTCAGGACCAGCGTCGACAAGCTCACCCCGCTCACCCAGGCCCTGGTCGACCAGCGCGCCTCCCTCGCCGAACTCCTCGACACCGCGCCGCTCGCCGCCGACAACGCGCTGAGCGCCTACGACCCCGCGCACCGCACCCTGGACGGCCGCGGCGACCTCAACGAGCTGAGCATGGGCCCCGGCGCCAAGGCGGACACCGGCCCGCCGCTGCCACTGCCCGGCGTCGGCACCCCGCGCACCGGGGCCGCCCGATGA